CGGACACGACAGCTACGTCGGGCTGAGCCAGTCCGGCGGCCGGGCGGGGTTCACCAGTCGCTCGTCCGGCTCGACCGGTTCCGGCTCGAGCCGTCGCGCCAGGCGCGAACCCAGTCACCACGCGCGCCACCGGCGCAGTCGTGAGCGCCAGACGACCGAGGCGTCGTCGGCCGCCGAGTGGTTCGTCGGCGACGACCAGTCGAACGCGGATCGAACGGACCGTGATGGGCCCGAGCGAGCGCAGACGTTTGGCGGCTACAGCGTCCACGACTGGGACGACGAGGTCGACCTCGAGGACGATCGCCCGCCGATGGATCAGTCGACGTGGGTCATCGTCGGCTGTTTCGTTCTGCTGTACCCCGGACTCGTCTACGCGAGCGTCGCGCCCGGGGTCCCCGTGTTCGTCAACGTCACGATCGCCGCCTGTACGCTGTTGCTCGTCGGCTACCTGCTCACCATGCCCCGTATCGCCATGGCCGCCTTCGGCTTCTGGAGTGCGCTCGTGCCGTTTGGCCTCCCGATTGCCACTGGACTCGAGCCCCTCTCGCTGCTCGGATCGCTCGCGATCGGCGCCTTCTGGGTTCCGTTCGGCTACGCGGTGGCCGTCTGGTGGGTCCTCCGTCGCTAGGTCGAAGCGTGTGCACGCCGACCATCAGCGGGCATTTCGCCCCCATTTCTGACGAAAAGCCGTTGGTTTTGACACTCCGGATTGAAAGGTGGCCGTGGAGACCAGTGGCTAGCCGGTGTCTCACCAGGGAGCTACGTCTTGAGGATCCGTTCGCCGACTGGTTCCAGATCCTCCTCGAACTCGTGCACGGTGGTGCTATCCGAGAAGAACCCCACGAACCGAGCCGTCTCCTCGCCCGTATTGCGGAAGCCGTGTGGTTCCATGGCCGGGATCACTACCAGCTCGCCCGCCGCGAGTTCGCCGGTCGCGTCCCCAACCCGGGCCTCTATCCCGTCACCTTCGAGGCAGAGCACGAGCTCTTCGGGGCTGTCCTTGTGCGTTCCCAGTTCCTTTTCTGGAGGAATCTCGAAGTAGACGACGGTGTGTCCACCCGCCAGTTCGAGTCCGGTGGTCGCCGGAAACGCCGGTGAGAACGGAAAGTTCGCGCGAACCTCCATGTCCGAGCCTGCCTGCGTCATCTCGACGAGTTCGAGGTCGTCGAACCTGATCGCCGTCAAGTTCGCTGTGGAGGTATCGGTGTCAACTGCGTGTTTATCGGGGATGTTTTTCACATCTATCACCGTTAATCATACAGGCTTCGGACCCATATATAGTCGTGGTGCTTGCTATCGTGTGCCATGACTTTGCTTGTGCCAGCCAGCTTCCTCCCGGAAATCGAGCACCAGATGCCTCCCTGATATGTGATTGAGTCAGCACAGCGTTCCTGAAAGCAGCCGGATTATACGGTGGAGTGTCGCTCGATCGGAGGGTGGTCCGGGATCAATCTGGCAGCGAACAGGTAGGCTGGACGGTCGAACTCGACTGTCGTCACCTGCCGCCGACCGCGTCCCGAACCTCCTGCTCGAGTGCCTCCCGCCGTCGGTGACTCGATTCGGCGTCGAACTCGAGAGCGAGCACCTGCGTCCCGCTCGAGGTAACCGACTCGCGGTAGACGTCCTCGAACAGCGTCGGCTCGACGCGGACGAACTCGAGGTCGTACAGCTCCTCGAGGGGGTCGAATTCGAGGCCGTGGGGCGTCTTGAACTGGCCGGTGAAGGGTGGATCGAACGCCTCGATGGGGAGCAGGTGGAAGATGCCGCCGCCGTCGTTGTCGACGAGGACGATCGTCGCGTCGACGCCACAGCGCTCGAGCGCGAGCAGGCCGGTCAGGTCGTGGTAGAAGGCGAGGTCGCCGGTCACGCAGACGAGCGGCTCGTCGGTCGCGCTGCCGGCGCCGAGGGCCGTGCTCGCGATGCCGTCGATGCCGCTCGCCCCGCGGTTCGCGAGCACCGTGAGGTCGGCCCCGCGGGGCCGGCCGAACCGGTCGGCCTCCCGGACGGGCATGCTGTTCGAGACGAACACCGTCGCCGGATCGGGGGCGTGCTCGAGGACCGACGCGAGAATCGCCCCCTCGAACGGCTCGGCGGCGAGCGTCTCGGGGTCGACCGCGCCCGCTCGGACCTCCCAGTGGCGGCGTTCGGCCTCGCGAAACCGCTCGAGCCACGCCGTCTCGGCTGCCTCCCGTCCCGCATCCTCCTCGAGGACGTCCGTCACCGCGGCGAGCGTCGAGACTGGGTCGGCTGCCACGAGATCGGTCGCGGTGAACGTCGCTTCCCGCCAGCCGCCGGCGGGGTCGAGCAGGAACTGCCGACACGGCGCGTCCCGCAGGTAGTGGGTGAGCGTCTTCGACGTCGGCGACGCCCCGAACCGGACGACGACGTCGGGGTTCGGAAGCGCCTCGAGGTAGGCGTCGTAGCCGCCACAGACCAGGGCCCCCGGGACCTCGACGTGGGGGCCGAAGCGGACGTCCGAGAGGGGGTCGGCGAGCACCGGTGCCCCGGTCGCGGCGGCCAGCGCAGCCACGACGTCGGCGTCGACCCCCGGCGGGTCTGCCGGTCCGGCGACGAGCAGCGGCCGGTCGGCGTCCTCGAGCGCGGCCGCGATTCGCTCGATCTCGACGCTCGGGAGCGTCGTCGTCCCCTCGACCGTCTCGACGAACGGTCCGTCCCGACCCCGTCCGGCGAGCGTCTCCTCGAACGCTTCGGGGACGTCACCCGGAACGTCGACGGGCTCGAGCGGCTTGCGGAACGGGCAGTTGAGGTGGACGGGACCCGCCGGGACGCGGGTCGTCGCCGCGAGTGCGCGGGCAGCGGCCGTTCGGAGCATCCGCACCTTTCGCTCGTCGGCTTCGGGTTCGGGGAGGTCGACAGCCCACCGGACGGCGTCGCCGTAGAGGTCGACCTGGTCTATCGTCTGGTTGGCGCCGCTGTCCCGGAGCTCCGGCGGCCGGTCGGCCGTGAGCACGAGCAGCGGCACCCGTGCGCGGTCGGCCTCGATCACGGCCGGGTGGAAGTTCGCCGCCGCCGTCCCCGACGTACAGACCAGCGCCGTCGGCTCGCCGGTCCGCCGGGCCCGCCCGAGCGCGAAGAAGGCCGCCGACCGCTCGTCGAGGTGTGAGTAGCCCTCGATCCCGGGGTGGGCGTCGAACGCGACCGTCAGCGGCGTCGATCGACTCCCCGGCGCGATACAGACAGCCTCGAGGCCGCCCGCGACGAGCTCGTCGACCAGCACGCGGCCCCACAGCGCGTTGCGGTTCGGTGCGGGCATCGTCATCTGAGCTCGTCGAGGACCGGTCGGAACTTCAGCTGTACCTCGTCCCACTCCTCTTCGGGATCGCTGTCGGCGACGATGCCGTTGCCCGCAAAGAGCGTCACCGCGTCGTCGGCCGCGACGCCCGATCGGAGCGCGACCGCGAACTCGCCGTCGCCGTCGCCGTCGAACCAGCCGACGGGGGCCGCGTACCAGCCCCGATCGAAGGGTTCGATCTCGCGGATCGTCTCGAACGCCGCCTCGAGCGGGAGGCCGCCGACCGCCGGCGTCGGGTGCAACGTCTCGACGATCTCGAGGACGTGTCGGTCGGTTTCGAGCGTCGCTTCGATCGGCGTCCGCAGGTGCTGGATGGTTGCGAGCCGTCGAATCGTCCGGTCGGCGACGCGAACCTCACCCGCCAGCGGCTCGAGCTGGGCGCGGATCGTCTCGGCGACGAGGCCGTGTTCGCGCTCGAGCTTCCCGCTCTCGAGCAGGCGTTCGGCGAACGCCTCGTCTTCCTCGGGCGTCCCACCGCGGGGGACCGAGCCCGCGAGCGCTTCGGTTTCGATCCGACGGCCGTGCATCGAGACGAGTCGCTCCGGCGGCGCCCCGAAGAAGGTCGCTCCCTCGCCGTGATCGATCATGAACCGGTAACAGTTCGGATACCGACGTCGCAGACGCTCGAGCGTCGCGGCGACGTCGACCGGTACCTCGAGGTCGGCCGTGAGCGCCTGCGCGAGGACGACCTTCTCGAGATCGTCACCCGCGATCCGCTCGAGGGCTGCCTCGACGCCCGCCGTCCACTGCTCGCGGGAGGTCGTCCGGCGGAGGCCGGCGATTCCGGGGTTGGCCCCGCTCGAGCGCATCGCCGGCAGATCGTCGAGTTGTTCCGTCCAGTAGTCGAGTGCGTCGGCAGCGTCCGCAGCGCTCGATTCGACGACCGTCAGCCACGTGCCGTCGTCCGTGCGGGTGACCTGCAGTTCGGGGACGACGAACGTCGCCGCTTCGAAGCCGCGCCACGGCGGTTCTGGCTCGTGATCGGCGTGAAAGGCGAGCCCGCCGAACGCTCGAGGGCGGCTGGCGGCGGGCCCCTCGTACTCGAGGGCGGCGAACCGCCGCTCGGCGAGTTTGCGGACGTGGGCGAAGCGATCGGGTCCGATCGCGGAAAACCGGGCGGCGACGCCACAGCCGACCACCTCGAAGCCGTCGGGCGTCGTCCACTGGAGCCGCGGCGAGCCGTCGACGTCGAGTGCGGCGCCGAAGGAGACGTCCTCGAGTTCCCTGCTTCGGCTCACCAGTGGCTCGTCGACGGGTTCCATCCCCGCGGCCAGCCGTCCGTCGCTCGACGCTCGATCCATTGAAACGGACTCGGGACCGTTGTGCCTTCAGCCTAACTATCCGCCATCGCGGTGTGTCTCGTCAGCAGTCCTGACGCTCGGTGGCCGACGATGGCTACCCGTATCGCTCCTCGTTCCACGGGTTCGCCGTCTCGGAGTAGCCCCGACGTTCCCAGTAGCCAAGCACCGGTTCGGTGAGAAATTCGACGCCATCGACCCACTTTGCCCCCTTGTAGGCGTACTTGTGTGGGGTG
This portion of the Natronobeatus ordinarius genome encodes:
- a CDS encoding J domain-containing protein, with amino-acid sequence MGETYYDVLGVPPDASQDEIRAAYRERVLETHPDRSDDPDAAEQFQRVTTAEEVLSDETERARYDRLGHDSYVGLSQSGGRAGFTSRSSGSTGSGSSRRARREPSHHARHRRSRERQTTEASSAAEWFVGDDQSNADRTDRDGPERAQTFGGYSVHDWDDEVDLEDDRPPMDQSTWVIVGCFVLLYPGLVYASVAPGVPVFVNVTIAACTLLLVGYLLTMPRIAMAAFGFWSALVPFGLPIATGLEPLSLLGSLAIGAFWVPFGYAVAVWWVLRR
- a CDS encoding cupin domain-containing protein, with the protein product MTAIRFDDLELVEMTQAGSDMEVRANFPFSPAFPATTGLELAGGHTVVYFEIPPEKELGTHKDSPEELVLCLEGDGIEARVGDATGELAAGELVVIPAMEPHGFRNTGEETARFVGFFSDSTTVHEFEEDLEPVGERILKT
- the menD gene encoding 2-succinyl-5-enolpyruvyl-6-hydroxy-3-cyclohexene-1-carboxylic-acid synthase; its protein translation is MPAPNRNALWGRVLVDELVAGGLEAVCIAPGSRSTPLTVAFDAHPGIEGYSHLDERSAAFFALGRARRTGEPTALVCTSGTAAANFHPAVIEADRARVPLLVLTADRPPELRDSGANQTIDQVDLYGDAVRWAVDLPEPEADERKVRMLRTAAARALAATTRVPAGPVHLNCPFRKPLEPVDVPGDVPEAFEETLAGRGRDGPFVETVEGTTTLPSVEIERIAAALEDADRPLLVAGPADPPGVDADVVAALAAATGAPVLADPLSDVRFGPHVEVPGALVCGGYDAYLEALPNPDVVVRFGASPTSKTLTHYLRDAPCRQFLLDPAGGWREATFTATDLVAADPVSTLAAVTDVLEEDAGREAAETAWLERFREAERRHWEVRAGAVDPETLAAEPFEGAILASVLEHAPDPATVFVSNSMPVREADRFGRPRGADLTVLANRGASGIDGIASTALGAGSATDEPLVCVTGDLAFYHDLTGLLALERCGVDATIVLVDNDGGGIFHLLPIEAFDPPFTGQFKTPHGLEFDPLEELYDLEFVRVEPTLFEDVYRESVTSSGTQVLALEFDAESSHRRREALEQEVRDAVGGR
- a CDS encoding isochorismate synthase, whose protein sequence is MDRASSDGRLAAGMEPVDEPLVSRSRELEDVSFGAALDVDGSPRLQWTTPDGFEVVGCGVAARFSAIGPDRFAHVRKLAERRFAALEYEGPAASRPRAFGGLAFHADHEPEPPWRGFEAATFVVPELQVTRTDDGTWLTVVESSAADAADALDYWTEQLDDLPAMRSSGANPGIAGLRRTTSREQWTAGVEAALERIAGDDLEKVVLAQALTADLEVPVDVAATLERLRRRYPNCYRFMIDHGEGATFFGAPPERLVSMHGRRIETEALAGSVPRGGTPEEDEAFAERLLESGKLEREHGLVAETIRAQLEPLAGEVRVADRTIRRLATIQHLRTPIEATLETDRHVLEIVETLHPTPAVGGLPLEAAFETIREIEPFDRGWYAAPVGWFDGDGDGEFAVALRSGVAADDAVTLFAGNGIVADSDPEEEWDEVQLKFRPVLDELR